Below is a genomic region from Pseudomonadota bacterium.
CAATCCGGCCATTTGCCCGCATCTTCATAGGCTTTGTCAACGGCCCGGAAATCGAAACGCTTTCAACTGTTTTCCCTATTGAATCTCCCATAGCAATCTCGATCGGATCTCCCAGGTTGAAAGAAAGTTCTATTCCTTCAGTCAAAAATTGTTGGGAAGCATCCGATTGGGAAACATCCTGGGATGAACCACATGGAACCCTTAGCAACCAATAATAGCGGATGAATGTATCAAGGGCTTTATGAGGTTTAAAAATATCAAAATACATACTGCTTTTCTTTTCCCTTTTTTTAAAAATATTTGGCTGCGATCATGAAGATTTTTGGGTATTTTTCCACATAGTCTTATTTCCCATATTTAACCAGATTGAGCAAATGAATTTGGGCTCGTGTTTGAACAAGAAATATGAATCAAGATTTTTGTTTAATGCTTCATCAATATTATTGTATTCCCGGGGCTTTCCGGCAACCGATTCCGAATACAAAAGCATATCATTTGTTCTATCCCAATCGATTTGCCACGTTACTCCTGCCGGTTTAAAAAATGTCTCATAAGTCATACGATCCAGTGTCGGATCTATGGATACCCAGTTACCATCTATCAGTACATTAGAAAAGCAATGGTAAAACGGATCTGAAAAGAAAACATATAACGGCCCCACGGATGGCTTTGTAAAAGAATTCCGAAGCGGATTTCCCATAAGCTTTGATCGAACTTTTGCAGCCCTTAACAAGGATATCATCAAAAGATTTTTATTATAGCAAGCACCGTATCCTTTTAAAAGAGTTTCAGATGCCTTAACCTGCCAGTGGTCTCCTCCAAAAATAATTGTGTCTCTGACAAAAAGAAAAACTTTTTCGATTAGATCATGTATATCGGTTGAATCACGAAGGAATTTATTTGAAAGCTCTGCAATGGCCGGGTGCGAATAATCACAATAGGTCGTTTCGGCAAGATTATCATTTAGGATTTCATTTCTTTGCAAAATTTCAGTTTTGTTGATATTTTCTGTATTTTCCAACAACATGGCTTCACCTCCTTGGTTTAATTGCATAGGCTGGTTTATGAAAAACTATCTTATGTTATAATTTAACATACAACACCGGCAATATAGAGGAATGTATAACGGTTGTATTGGAAAAATGCGACAAACACGTATTTCAAGTATTTCTTATAGAAATTTTAATATATTTATCTATAACTCTACCCGTTAAATCTGAGGTATCAGCAACACATATTGGATAAAAACACATCAATTTTAAGGAAGCTTTGGGAGCTTATTTAGAGCCTTCACAAACCTTTCCCGGTTAAACGGTTTCTGCTTTTTGAGGACATCAAAAATCTCTGAAGCAACAACACTTCCAATAAGTTTCTTTGCATCTTCTTCTAAATACCCTTCGGATACCAAACGATCAAAAGTTTGCCGTGTCTCAGGCGGTTCATTAGCTTTAAGCTGATTATCCACAACCTCTAAAATTACTGATTGCAAATGAGGATTTTTTTTCATATTTTCTCCTTTCTCGATTTCAGGTTAATCGCTCTCTTCAGCCGCAACATCCGATGTATTTGGGGTTAGCACCCCTTTTGTTTCTGGCGTAATATCACCCAGAAAAAAATGAGACCCCCAACCGTGATAGCAATATCAGCAATATTAAAAATGCCTGTGCGAACTGGACCTATCCCAACATTTAAGAAATCTACTACCAAACCGCCACGAGTCACACGGTCGAACAGGTTGCCAACTCCACCTGCTAAAAGAAGTGCACCACCTAATAACAAGGATGAATGCTGCTGTTTAGATAAAAAAACATAAATCAACACAATGAGCAATAAACAACTAACACCAATTGTGAAAATACCCACCCGCCAAGCCTCCGGCAAAGAGGAACCCATGCTCAGGAATGCACCACGATTATAAACGAGTTGCAACCTTACAGTGTCACATAGATATGACAATGGTTTATCTACTGGCAGAACTGACACGGCTATTGATTTTGTAACTTGATCACAACCGACACAGGAAACTAATACTACTATAATCAAAATGGCTCGTTTTACTATGCTCATAAAATGTATCTTGCTCCAAAGCGCTAATGCCTTTTCATTCAGGTAAATGCCCGCACCTCCACCCCAGTACTTGTATTCCTTTGTGCTTATAGGATTCATCTCCGGCGAAAATCAACGCGGGTGCGCCAGCTTTTTCTCCGGCAAGGGCGCACCATTTATGAAGTCCGGCAAAGGCTTCATGTGTGAGGGTACGACCCGACTTGATCTCAACCGGGATCAGCCGGGTTCCCTGCTCAACAAGGAGATCAACCTCGTTGCCATTGCTGTCCCGCCAGAATGAAAAAACCGGCTTTTCACCTTGGTTTAATTTTGATTTGATCAGCTCCGAAATGATAAATGTCTCAAAAATACTGCCCCGCAAAGGATGGGTTATCATTTGCTCGGTTGTCCGGATTCCCAGAAGCCAGGATACCAGGCCCACATCATAGAAATACAGTTTGGGCATCTTTACCATTCGCTTGTTAAAACTGACGTGATGGGAGCGCAGAAGAAAGATTAAATAACTGGCTTCCAGAACAGATATCCATGATTTTGCAGTATTGTGGGTGATACCGCATTCAGTTGCCAGGGAAGACAGATTCAGCAACTGTCCCGTCCTGCCCGCACATAGCCTGACAAAACGCTGGAACGTTTCCAGATCCTGAATTTTGAGCATTTGCCTGACATCCCGTTCCACATAGGCTGTTACATAAGCGCTGTACCAGGCTGCGGGTGCCAATCCGCGATCATAGATCGGTGGATAGCAGCCGGTTAACATCATGGCATCAATGTCATTCGGTAACTTTTTCGCAAGGGCCAGTTCCGGCACGGAAAAGGGGAGTAATTCCACAAAAGCAGTTCGTCCTGCAAGAGATTGCGTAATGCCGGACATCAGACCGAACTGCTGTGACCCCGTCAATATAAACAAACCCATTCGGCGATCCTTATCCACCAGGGTTTGAAGATAGGACAAGATTTCCGGACACCGCTGCACTTCATCCAGAACTGCGCCATCGGGAAACCGTGCGAGAAAAGAACGGGGGTCTTCATTGGCGGCCTGCCGCAGATCCGGCTCTTCCAGGGACGCATATGGATGATTTTCAAAAACCGCCCTGGCAAGGGTCGCCTTGCCCGACTGACCTGGACCTGTCAGGGTAACAACGGGAAATCCACCCAGCAGGTTGTCAATTTTTTCTTTTACATTTCGATAGATCATGGCAACAGACCAACAGAATTTTATGCAAATTGTCAATTGCTTTTACAAATTGCTTTTTCGCCGGTAACGTTGATTTTTTTTGTGTGCATTTAGCCTATTCGTTTGTTAATTGGTGGTAAGCCGCCATTCTCTGAACACCATACATGAAGATAGACCTCAAACAGTGAAGAAAAATCCTTTGGCATAATATTCAATGCTGAAATATAAATGTCTCCTGCCTTGAATATTCCTTTGTATTCTTCAGGAGCCCATTCTGCCATGGGGCTATTATCAAAACGTGGTCCGTTTTCATTTTCTACTTCGGATGCAGTACCAAACTTTCCATAAATTTCAGCACCGAAATTATCAGATGCCGCCTTTCCGATATATAAAATTTCTTCCTCGATATTTGAAAATATGTATACTCCACTTTTTTTTGAGTATCCAGGGGCAGGGACCTCCTTCCTGAACCATTTTTTAAATGGGGTTTCACATGTTTTCAATTTTTCATAGGTTAGCTCAGAATGAATTGATTTGATAGCTTGGTAAAATTTTTCAACTTGTTTAAATGCTTCTTCTAGTTTCATTGGTTCTCCCCCGCACACAACCGTTATTTTTTTGACCAATAAAAATTATCTTCTTATCTGAATTTATATAATTACAAATAGTGCAATCAATCATAAAAAGGTCCTTCAGCATGCAAGCTGCAACTCTTTATCTTCTCATTTATACTATCAATCATTTGATATTTGCTAAAATACAATTTTTCTAATTCATCGTGTATTATCATTATAGTCTCCATAAAAAGCACTTAACAATGGAATTTATTGAAGTTATTTCATTTGCGTACGACTTGATTTTACTTTATATTTGAATTTTATCATTGTATATCTGACGAAGAGTTTTGCCTTCATAAGTAAACAATTCATATTCATCAATATTATCATCGAATTTCCCACCGAGATATCTTTTTGTAATTAACCGAATTGAATGTAGGCCAGTATAACTTTCATCTGCATATGATAGTAAACCACCCCCATTACCAAGCACTCCTTTCCCAGAACCAATATAAAATTGATCCCCAGTTTCTGAAAAAATAACCAAATCACCTATTTTGATGCCTACGTCTCCGAAATCAATTTTTTCTTTCACATTTTTCTCCTTTTTAGCCCGAAGGGACCTTCTAACGATAAAATCAGCAGGAGCGTAGCGATCGGCTGGCTGTATTGCCTTTGTTATCAGTTGTATCCGAGCCATTGATCCACTACTGATTTAATTTCGGGCAATTGGCTATGTATTTTAGAAGATGAAAAATGGTAAATTTCTTTTATTTTGTTCCCATTGATCATTTTCGTAAATTGGTTCTTTGACCCAACAGCAAAATCTGCCCAGTCAAATAAATCATTACATGGGTATGTCTTTCTAA
It encodes:
- a CDS encoding transglutaminase family protein, with the protein product MLLENTENINKTEILQRNEILNDNLAETTYCDYSHPAIAELSNKFLRDSTDIHDLIEKVFLFVRDTIIFGGDHWQVKASETLLKGYGACYNKNLLMISLLRAAKVRSKLMGNPLRNSFTKPSVGPLYVFFSDPFYHCFSNVLIDGNWVSIDPTLDRMTYETFFKPAGVTWQIDWDRTNDMLLYSESVAGKPREYNNIDEALNKNLDSYFLFKHEPKFICSIWLNMGNKTMWKNTQKSS
- the lspA gene encoding signal peptidase II gives rise to the protein MSIVKRAILIIVVLVSCVGCDQVTKSIAVSVLPVDKPLSYLCDTVRLQLVYNRGAFLSMGSSLPEAWRVGIFTIGVSCLLLIVLIYVFLSKQQHSSLLLGGALLLAGGVGNLFDRVTRGGLVVDFLNVGIGPVRTGIFNIADIAITVGGLIFFWVILRQKQKGC
- a CDS encoding ATP-binding protein → MIYRNVKEKIDNLLGGFPVVTLTGPGQSGKATLARAVFENHPYASLEEPDLRQAANEDPRSFLARFPDGAVLDEVQRCPEILSYLQTLVDKDRRMGLFILTGSQQFGLMSGITQSLAGRTAFVELLPFSVPELALAKKLPNDIDAMMLTGCYPPIYDRGLAPAAWYSAYVTAYVERDVRQMLKIQDLETFQRFVRLCAGRTGQLLNLSSLATECGITHNTAKSWISVLEASYLIFLLRSHHVSFNKRMVKMPKLYFYDVGLVSWLLGIRTTEQMITHPLRGSIFETFIISELIKSKLNQGEKPVFSFWRDSNGNEVDLLVEQGTRLIPVEIKSGRTLTHEAFAGLHKWCALAGEKAGAPALIFAGDESYKHKGIQVLGWRCGHLPE